The following is a genomic window from Mycobacterium parmense.
GATCGCGCGGTCGCGGGCCTCGTCGTCGGCGACCTCGGCCATCAGCGCCTGCTGCTTCTCCAGATCGGTGAGCAGGACGTCGAGCCCGCGAGCCGACAACACCCGGTCGCGGGCCAGCACGTCGAGATCACCCTCCTTGGGATCCTGTGGCAGATAACCGATCTCGCCGGTACGGGCCAGCGACCCGGCGTACGGCTCGCTTTCGCCCGCGAGGATGCGCAAGGTGGTGGTCTTGCCGGCGCCGTTGCGCCCGACCAGACCGATGCGGTCGCCGGGCTGCACGCGCAGGTCCGGGCCGTCGGGCGACAGCAGGATGCGCGCACCGGCGCGGACCTCGAGGTCCGTGGCAGTGATCACATTCGCTCCCCGGTGTGTCTTTGCTTATTTGTCGTCCGCGGCTTACTCGTCGCCGCTTATTTGTCTTCCGTGGCTTGTTTGTCGTCCGTGAAGACCGCTGGTCGGCGTTCTGCGCGCGCGGCAACCGCTTCTTCGAAGTTGGCGGTGAGCAGTCGGACGAAAAGCTGGCCCAAGCCTTCGGCTTGCATGTGCCCCTCCAGGCTACCGGCGTCCAGTCCACTCCACAGGGTGCGTTTGGTCAACTCGATGCCCGGCCGCGAGAAGGCCGCCATCCGCGCGGCGATGGCGTAACAGGTGTCCAGCAGCTGCTCTTCGGGCACCTGACACGACACCAGCCCGATCCGCTCGGCCTCCTCGGCGGTGACGTCGCGACCGGTCAGCATGATCTCGAAGGCGCGCGACGAACCGATGGCCCGGGGCAGCAGGTAGCTCAGCCCCAACTCGCTGGCGGTCAGCCCGTTGTTGATGCCCGCCGCCCGGAAGTAGGCGCCGGTCGATGCCACCCGGATGTCGGCGGCCAGCGCCAGGCACAGCCCGCCGCCGATGGCCGCGCCGTTGACCGCCGCGATCACCGGCTGGTGCAGCCGCCGCAGCGCCAGGATGACGTCGTCGAGCAACTCCATGGAGCGCAGCGCGTACGTCGGGCGGGTCAGCCCGTCGACGTTGGGCACCGTGCCCGCGGACTTGTGATCCGCACCGGAGGAGAACCCTCTGCCCGCCCCGGTCAAGACCACCACCCGCACGGAATTGTCGTACGTGACGGTCTCGAGTGCCTGTTTGAGCGGGACCATGACGTCGAACGCCATTGAATTCATTCGCTCGGGCCGATTGAGGGTTATCAGCGCGACGCCCGGGCGCGGGTGCTCCATCAGTACCAAACTCACCCGTGAAAGGTAACGCGCCCGCCGCGCGGCGCCCCACCCAGCGAACATTCCCCGGGGCGAAAATGGGCCGGCAAGTGGGACTGATCACGGTCGATTTCGCCGAACTTCCCGCCCGGTTTCGTTACGTCTGCTATCTTTTGCAGCATTGGACGCATTGAACGAGCTACGGCCCGGATGTTCGGTTTAGTGGGGGAACGCACTGTCCCGCAACGATGTTCAAGCATGGGTCGCGGGTGTGCTGCCGGCAACGTCGCCGTGACGTTTCGCCGCACTCGAATACCCGCGGGCAGCTGGCTGGCGCACTAGGGAGGCACTTTGTTCGTCCCAGGAAGGGAGGCGTTCGGATCGATCGACGACTGGGTGCCCGCCCCCGGTAACGTCGTGTGCTGGCACCCCTCGCCCGCGTCGCTTGCCAAGGTCCGTCAAGCCCCCGTCAGCGCCGTTCCGGCCAGCCATCAGCAGGCCCGTCACCTGCGGAATTTCCGTGACCACGCCACCCGCGGCGTCGACATGTCGCGGCTGTGCATCGGGAGCTGGGACATGCCCGGCCAGTGCGACACCCGGGTGCTGACCTACGTCATCAACGCGCACCTGCGCCGGCACGACACCTACCACAGCTGGTTCGAGTGCGCCGAGCACGACGAGATCCTGCGGCACACCGTCGGCAACCCGAACGACATCAACATGGTGCCGGTCAGACACGGCGAAATGACCCCGCAGGCATGGCGGCAGCACATCCTGGAGACGCCGACACCGTTGGAATGGGATTGTTTCCGCTTCGCGGTTATTCAGCGGCCCGAC
Proteins encoded in this region:
- a CDS encoding enoyl-CoA hydratase, encoding MFAGWGAARRARYLSRVSLVLMEHPRPGVALITLNRPERMNSMAFDVMVPLKQALETVTYDNSVRVVVLTGAGRGFSSGADHKSAGTVPNVDGLTRPTYALRSMELLDDVILALRRLHQPVIAAVNGAAIGGGLCLALAADIRVASTGAYFRAAGINNGLTASELGLSYLLPRAIGSSRAFEIMLTGRDVTAEEAERIGLVSCQVPEEQLLDTCYAIAARMAAFSRPGIELTKRTLWSGLDAGSLEGHMQAEGLGQLFVRLLTANFEEAVAARAERRPAVFTDDKQATEDK